Below is a genomic region from Telmatobacter sp. DSM 110680.
GTCGTACATCGCCTGAAGAAGGTTGGGAACTTCCATATATTTGCCCCGGCAATCTCCCGGGATGCCGCGCAACGACGTCTAATGGATGATCTCCTGTCACTTTTCGGTGGACGCGGACAGCCGGTTATGACCCACTTGATTGAATCGGGCAAGTTGTCACTGGAAGACGTGCAAGAGGCAGAGCGGCTTTTGCGCAATTTCAAGAAGGAGCAGAAATCATGACCGAAGGATTCTTTGCGCCTGCATGGACCCCGCCGCTGATCGCTGCTGTGATCAATCATCTCTGGCAATCGACGTTTCTGGTTCTGGTCGCGTGGATGTTAACCCTCACGCTGCGACCTAATCCCGCGCGCGTTCGTTACGTAATCTGGATGATCGCTTCGCTCAAGTTTCTGTTCCCATTTGCCCTCTTGGGCGGCCTTGGCGCACGCTGGGCCACGCCTCACATGGTTTCTCAATCCGCTCCTTCGCTCTCCGTCATCGTTGAGCAGATTAGCCAGCCATTCCACGCGGTGCGGATTCCCCCCGCCGGCGCTGCCACAGTCACTCTGCCGGATCGCTCATCCCACGTGATGTGGATGTTATTTGTTGCAGTGTGGATTTGCGGGTTCGTCACAATGCTTGCCAGATGGATTGTGCGTTGGCGGCATGCTGCAAGAATGGCACGAAATGCCGAGCCTATTGCCGACGGCCGCGAATTCGATGCTCTGCGCCTCGCAGAGCGTAACGCGAAGATTGAGCGGCCAATTCCGCTGGTCTTTTCACCAACCGAAGTGGAGCCGGGAATCTTTGGGATACGCAGGCCGGTATTGATTTGGCCGGCTGGCCTCTCTCAACATCTCGACGATGCGCAGATTGAAGCCATCATGTCTCACGAGGTCGAACACGTCTCCCGCCGCGACAACTTAAGCGCTGCAATTCACGCACTGGTCGAGGCTCTCTTCTGGTTTCACCCGGTGGTGCGATGGATGGGCACGAAGCTGAACGAAGAACGCGAGCGTGCATGCGATGAGCGTGTGCTGGAGCGTAATGCGCTTCCTGAAGCCTATGCTGACAGCATTCTCAAAGTCTGCGCATACTGCCTTGAGCCACCGAGCCCCTGCGTTTCCGGCATTTCCGGAGCAGATCTGAAAGACCGCATCCTGCGAATCATGGCCAAACGATCGGGAACAGCTCTAAACTCCTGGAGAAAAATCGCGCTTGCGTCTGTAGCTATTCTCGCGCTGGCAATGCCCATTGGAATCGGAGTGGTGCACGGACAAGCTGCAGCAGGTGAAACCAGCAACTCAGCGCACACTCCGGCAAACTCCGCAGAACTCCCAAAGTACGATGTGGCCAGCATCAAGCCGTACAAAGCCGACGACCGGCGGGTCAGGATGATGCTCACTCCTGACGGAGTGTCCCTTCAAGGGGCGCCAATGCGATTACTACTCCCGCAAGCGCTTGGCGTTGAAGAAGACCGCATTCTGGGCGAACCCGCATGGGTCAAGTCAGTTCGCTATGACATCGAAGCCAAGGTTGAGCCAGACAACGCGCCAAAGCTCAAGGACCTGAAGGTAGAACAACGCAATGCGATGATGTTGCAACTGCTCGTGGACCGGTTCAATCTGAAGTATCACTACGAGCAGAGGGAATTGCCGATGTATGCCCTCGTGGTGGCCAAAGACGGATTGAAGATGAAGCAGACCAAGGCTGATCAGGATGATCCCGGCGCGAATGCACCGCGGCCGGGCGATGCGCCGAGACCGGGCGATGGCGGGCCGCCACAGGGCAGACACATGATGACGATGAATCCCGGTCACCTTGAGTCTACGGGCACGTCCATCGATATGCTGGCACATGTGCTCTCGCGCCAACTGGGCAGGACGGTAGTCGATAAGACAGGGCTGACTGGCGAATACGATTTTGCGTTGGATTACACACCGGATAACATTCCGATGCCCCCTCATGGTTCGTCGGATGGTGGACGACAGCCTGAGATGCAGCCCGACCAGGGAAAGCCGTCGCTCTTCACCGCTGTTGAAGAGCAGCTTGGGTTAAAGCTCGAGGCAACAAAAGGCATGGTAGACGTGATCGTGATTGATCACATCGATCCGCCGACAGAGAATTGACGGCCAAAACATCGAAGAGGCAAGTTCCTAAGAAGGCAGAAAGCATAGACTCGGTCAAAATAGTTGCCGGAACTCTTCGGAGAGATTGACTGGTTACCGGAGTGAGTCGATGAAGCAGTGGCGCTGGTACTCAAAATTAGTCATTGCCGCGCTTGTCTGCCTCTGTAGCTCACAATTTGTCCGCGCCTCTGAATACTTCGGCAAGGTCACCTATGGCGGTCTCCCCGTCCCCGGCGCCACTGTAACCGCCGCACAGGGTACAACGACGATCAGCATAACCTCCGACGAAGGGGGCGTTTTCCGTTTCGACGACCTTCCCGACGGACAGTGGAAGATCCAAATCAGAATGTTTTGCTTCGAAAGTCTCGAAGCCGATGTGACGATTGCGCCCAAAATGCCTGCAGCAAAATTTGAACTCAAGCTTCTGCCTGCAGATCAGTTGAAAGCGCTGGCAACCGCGCCTCCGCCTCAGCCCGCGGCACCGAAGCCTGCTCTGCAGGTCGCAGAAAAAAAACCTGAGAACGGCGCAGGGCAGGCACCGCAAGAGATGCCGAAACCTCCCGAAGACGCAAATCAGCAAAGCTCCGATGGCTTCCTGGTCAATGGCAGCGTCAATAACGCCGCAACTTCGCAGTTCTCGTTGAATCAGGCCTTCGGCAATCGTCGCTTCAATACCAAGAGCCTGTACAACGGCGGCTTCGGACTCATTCTCGATAACTCGGCGCTCGATGCGCGCCAGTATTCGCTCAGCGGATTTTCAACGCCTAAGCCGGTCTACGATCGCATCACCGCAGGGTTTACGATCGGTGGTCCGCTGAAGATTGCGCATCTGCTCCCGCGCGGACCAAACTTCTTTGTCGGCTACCAGTGGACCCGCAACCACACCGCGCAAACCGACTCCGCACTGGTTCCCACTCTTGACGAACGTGCCGGCATCATCAATGGCACAACGTTTCCGGTCAGTCCGCAGGCCGACGCGCTGCTACAGCTATATCCGCTGCCTAACATTACCGGCAATCCCTCTTACAATTTCCAGATCCCCGTGCTGAACAGCAGTCATCAGGACAGCTTACAATCCCGTCTCGACAAGACAATCGGTCGCCGCGATCAACTCTACGGCAACTTCAATTTCCAAAGCACGCGTGCCGATGGCGTCAATCTCTTTCGCTTCGTCGACACCACAGATATTTTGGGATTCAACACCAACGTCAACTGGTCGCACCGTTTAAATCAGCATCTCTTCCTTTACGCGGGATATCATTTCAGTCGTCTGCGCACACTGGTGCGACCAGAATTTGCAAACAAGCAGAACATCTCGGGTGCGGCCGGAATTGGCGGCAACGATCAGACACCCGCAAACTGGGGTCCGCCAGCACTCAGCTTCTCGAGTGGGATCGCGGCTCTTTCCGACGGGCAGAGTACCTTCAATCGCAATCGCACCGACGGATACTCCGCCTCGATCGGAATGTATCGTGGTCATCACAACATCACCATTGGCGGCGATTTCCGCAAGCAGCAATACAATGACTATTTTCAGCAGGACCCGCGCGGCAGCTTCACCTTCACGGGTGCGGCGACTGGATCAGATTTCGCGGACTTTATCACCGGGGTTCCCGATGCCAGTTCCATCGCATTCGGCAATGCAGATAAGTACTTTCGTGAGCCGGTCTACGATGCATACGCCACTGACGACTGGCGCGTCCTGCCGATTCTCACCATCAACGCCGGGATGCGCTGGGAATACGGTGCGCCGATAACGGAATTGAAGGATCGCCTCGTGAATCTGGATGTCTCATCAGGATTCGCGCAGGCCGCACCGGTGCTGGCTTCGAATCCGGTCGGATCCGTGACCGGGCAGACGTATCCAAGCTCGCTTGTGCGCCCAGATCGGCTTGGCATTGAGCCGCGTATCGGTCTTTCCTGGCGTCCCATTCCTGCATCGACAATCGTCATCCGCGCGGGATATGGCGTCTATGACGACACTTCTGTTTATCTGTCGCCCATGCTTCAACTCGCGCAACAAGCGCCACTCTCAAAGAGTGTTAAAGAGCAGAACACCCCGGCGTGTCCGCTGACTCTCGCCAATGGGTTCACCCAGTGCGGCACAACCACAGCCGATAATTTCGCCATCGATCCCAACTTCCGCGTTGGTTATGCGCAGACCTGGCAGGTTTCCATCCAACGCGACTTACCCTCGGCGCTGCAGATGACAGCAACTTATCTCGGCGTCAAAGGCACCCACGGCGTCCAGCAGTTTTTGCCCAATAGCTATCCGCTCGGCGCCGCCAATCCGTGCCCCGGCTGCCCCGCGGGATTCGTCTACGAAACCTCCGGCGGTAATTCCACGCGCCAATCCGGTCAACTGCAGTTGCGTCGCAGGCTGCGCGCCGGCTTTGCCGCATCGCTGCTCTACACCTATTCGAAATCGATTGATGACGACGCAACCCTCGGCGGGCAGGGACACCAATCCACTGCTTCCCAAACCGATTTCTCCGCCGGCTCCTCGGCGATAACGTCTTCAAACGCGCAGATCGCACAGGACTGGCTCGACCTCAAAGCCGAACGCTCTCTCTCTTCCTTCGATCAGCGGCATCTCCTGAATTTGCAGGCTCAATACACCACTGGTCAGGGACTCGAAGGCGGAACGCTGCTCGGCGGCTGGCGAGGCAAACTGCTAAAGGAATGGACGATCCTTGCCCAGCTGAATGTTGGTACCGGCCTGCCCGAGACGCCGGTGATTCCCGTCGCGGTTCCAGGCACAGGTTGGATCGGATCGCTGCGTCCAAGTCTGTCTGGCGCGCCAATCTATAGCGGCCAGAATGGCGCGCACATCAATCCCGCTGCCTACACGATTCCTGTACCCGGCGCGTGGGGCACCGCAGGCAGAAACTCCATCACAGGTCCGAGTCAATTTAGTCTCGACAGCGGTATGCAGCGCACGTTTCGTCCGAGCAAACACTTCTTTCTCGACGCGCGCATCGACGCCACCAACTTGCTGAATCATGCAGTCTTCAGTAGTTGGGTCACAACGCTTGAGAGCGCACAGTTTGGTTTGCCGCAGTCGGCTGAGCCCATGCGTAGTCTGCAAGCCACCATGCGAGTGAGGTTCTAAATATGCGTAGACTCGCCGCGCTACTTCTCGCATCTATCTTCGCTATATCCTCCACTGCGCAGCAGATCGGACAGAATCGCTCCGGCGATGCACAGGACAACTACACCATGTCGGTTAAGGTGCAGCTTGTCGTCGAAGCAGTCGTCGTCAAAGACAAGCAGGGCAATCCCGTTCACGGCCTCACGGCGAAAGACTTCACCCTCACCGAAGACAACGTGCCACAGACCATCAAGTTCTGCGAGCATCAAGATCTCGCCGAAATCGCGAAGCCATTGCCTCCATCCAAACGCAGCGATGAGGATCTGAAGATCTACAAGCGGCTGGCGCGTGAAAAGATCGCGCCAGAAACCACCGACAACGAGCGCTACAAGAACCGCCGGCTGCTCGCGCTCTATTTCGACATGTCGGCCATGCGACCCGCTGACCAGTTGCGCGCCCTGCAGGCTGCTGAGCAGTTTATTCGCACCCAGATGACGTCAGTGGATCTCGTATCCCTCATGCGCTACAACGCTGGATCTGTCGATATCCTGCAGGACTTCACACAGGATCGCGATCGTCTGCTCAGTATTCTCGAGACGTTGATCGTGGGCGAAGGCCAGGAATCAGCCGAAGAAGTGGATGACGCGAGCAGCGCCGACACCGGCGCGGCTTTCGGCCAAGACGATAGCGAATTCAACATCTTCAATACAGACCGGCAGCTTTCCGCCCTGCAGACAGCTTCCCGGATGCTTGGCCAACTCAACGAAAAGAAGTCGCTCATTTATTTTGCCGGCGGAATGCGGCTCAACGGAGTCGACAACCAGGCCCAGATGCATGCCACTGTCGACGCGGCGATTAAAGCCGGGGTCACGATCTGGGCCATTGATGCCCGAGGACTTGTGGCGCAGGCCCCGCTCGGCGATGCAACTCAGGGCTCTCAGGGTAATTCCGGCGTTTACACAGGCGCCGCCGCGAACGCGGTGACGGCCAACTTCCAGTACTCGCAGGACACGCTCTACTCGCTCGCTGCCGATACCGGCGGAAAGGCTCTGCTCGATACGAACGACCTCGATCACGGAATCGTACAGGCGCAAGATTCGATCGGCGACTACTACATCATCGGCTACTACACCACTAATCCTGCACGCAACGGCCGCTTCCGTCGGGTGAAGATTGCGCTCAGCCAGAACCTCGAAGCCAAGCTCGACTACCGCCAGGGCTACTATGCCGACAAGGAATTCACTAAATTCACGGCCGTAGATAAAGAGCGCCAGCTTGAGGACGCACTGATGCTCGAAGATCCGGTCACAGAGCTCTCCATCGCCATGGAGGTCGACCACTTCCAGATCAATCGCGCGGAATACTTTGTTCCCATTGTCGTCAAGATTCCCGGTCGCGAACTCGCCCTGGCCAAACGCGGCGGAGCCGAACACACGCTCATCGACTTCGTCGGCGAAATTAAAGACATGGTCGGCGGCACAACCGTTTCAAATGTGCGCGACTTTGTGAACATCAAGCTCTCCGACGCGACAGCAGCAGAGCTCGCCCATCGTCCTATCGAATACGACACGGGCTTCACGCTGTTACCGGGCAAGTACATGATCAAATTTCTGGCCCGCGATGACGAGACTGGGCGCATCGGAACCTATCAAACAACGTTCGTAATTCCGAATCTCAATAAGGAAGACAAACGAGTTCCCATCAGTTCCGTTGTTCTCAGCAGCCAGCGCGTTGAGCTGAAGAATGCGCTCTACGATGCAGCCAAAGCTAAGGACCGCGCCAAGGACGATGCGGTAAATCCGCTCGTGCAGGACGGCAAAAAGCTGGTCCCCAGTGTGACCCGCGTCTTCAACCAGAATCGGGACATTTACGTCTACCTTCAGGCCTACAAACCTCCTCCTCCTGCGGCTTCCGGCACCATGCCAACTACGCCGCAGCCAGCCACACAGCCGCTTATGGCATTTGTAACGCTGTACTCCAATGGCGCTGAAGCATTGAAGACGCAGCCGATCGCAGTTGCGCCGAACTCTGCGACGCGCCTTGGTATAACTCCTTTGAACTTCGACCTCAGCGCCGCCAGCCTCAAACCGGGCCAATACGAATGCCAGGTCACAGTTCTCGATCCCGCGACTAGCAAAGCCGCTTTCTGGCGCGCTCCGATAGTCATCGCACAGTAATCCGCTAGATCCACTCCCCCGGCCCATTTCCGTTCTCGTGTGACCAAAGTCGCTGCTGATTGCTCGCCAATTCAGTAGCCTGCTCACAAGAGAAGAACTTTATGAGCGCCCAACCTGTGCAACTGCCGCCGCCCTCATCCAAAAAGAAACCCCTAGTCCGGCGCCTTTCGCCCGATCAATCTCAAAGCACGCGTCACATCGTGCAGGGATTGTTTCTACTTCTGAACGGCTGGCTCGGATTGCAGTTCTTCCTCTGGGCACGCTACTTTGAGCGCGGAGGCTCGGGGATGTTCGTTCCCCGGCCGGCGGGAGTCGAAGGCTGGCTTCCCATCGCCGGCCTGATGAACACCAAGTATCTCTTCCTCACCGGTCATGTCCCAGCCATCCATCCAGCCGCCATGTTCCTCTTCATCGGCTTCATGCTGATGAGCCTTCTGCTAAAGAAAGCCTTTTGCGCGTGGCTATGCCCTGTAGGCACCTTCTCTGAATTTCTCTGGAAACTCGGCCGCCGCGTATACG
It encodes:
- a CDS encoding carboxypeptidase regulatory-like domain-containing protein, whose amino-acid sequence is MKQWRWYSKLVIAALVCLCSSQFVRASEYFGKVTYGGLPVPGATVTAAQGTTTISITSDEGGVFRFDDLPDGQWKIQIRMFCFESLEADVTIAPKMPAAKFELKLLPADQLKALATAPPPQPAAPKPALQVAEKKPENGAGQAPQEMPKPPEDANQQSSDGFLVNGSVNNAATSQFSLNQAFGNRRFNTKSLYNGGFGLILDNSALDARQYSLSGFSTPKPVYDRITAGFTIGGPLKIAHLLPRGPNFFVGYQWTRNHTAQTDSALVPTLDERAGIINGTTFPVSPQADALLQLYPLPNITGNPSYNFQIPVLNSSHQDSLQSRLDKTIGRRDQLYGNFNFQSTRADGVNLFRFVDTTDILGFNTNVNWSHRLNQHLFLYAGYHFSRLRTLVRPEFANKQNISGAAGIGGNDQTPANWGPPALSFSSGIAALSDGQSTFNRNRTDGYSASIGMYRGHHNITIGGDFRKQQYNDYFQQDPRGSFTFTGAATGSDFADFITGVPDASSIAFGNADKYFREPVYDAYATDDWRVLPILTINAGMRWEYGAPITELKDRLVNLDVSSGFAQAAPVLASNPVGSVTGQTYPSSLVRPDRLGIEPRIGLSWRPIPASTIVIRAGYGVYDDTSVYLSPMLQLAQQAPLSKSVKEQNTPACPLTLANGFTQCGTTTADNFAIDPNFRVGYAQTWQVSIQRDLPSALQMTATYLGVKGTHGVQQFLPNSYPLGAANPCPGCPAGFVYETSGGNSTRQSGQLQLRRRLRAGFAASLLYTYSKSIDDDATLGGQGHQSTASQTDFSAGSSAITSSNAQIAQDWLDLKAERSLSSFDQRHLLNLQAQYTTGQGLEGGTLLGGWRGKLLKEWTILAQLNVGTGLPETPVIPVAVPGTGWIGSLRPSLSGAPIYSGQNGAHINPAAYTIPVPGAWGTAGRNSITGPSQFSLDSGMQRTFRPSKHFFLDARIDATNLLNHAVFSSWVTTLESAQFGLPQSAEPMRSLQATMRVRF
- a CDS encoding BlaI/MecI/CopY family transcriptional regulator, translating into MPAKLSKLEFKIMETLWARNECSIRDIQESFPAKKRPAYTTIQTTVYRMEAKGVVHRLKKVGNFHIFAPAISRDAAQRRLMDDLLSLFGGRGQPVMTHLIESGKLSLEDVQEAERLLRNFKKEQKS
- a CDS encoding VWA domain-containing protein produces the protein MRRLAALLLASIFAISSTAQQIGQNRSGDAQDNYTMSVKVQLVVEAVVVKDKQGNPVHGLTAKDFTLTEDNVPQTIKFCEHQDLAEIAKPLPPSKRSDEDLKIYKRLAREKIAPETTDNERYKNRRLLALYFDMSAMRPADQLRALQAAEQFIRTQMTSVDLVSLMRYNAGSVDILQDFTQDRDRLLSILETLIVGEGQESAEEVDDASSADTGAAFGQDDSEFNIFNTDRQLSALQTASRMLGQLNEKKSLIYFAGGMRLNGVDNQAQMHATVDAAIKAGVTIWAIDARGLVAQAPLGDATQGSQGNSGVYTGAAANAVTANFQYSQDTLYSLAADTGGKALLDTNDLDHGIVQAQDSIGDYYIIGYYTTNPARNGRFRRVKIALSQNLEAKLDYRQGYYADKEFTKFTAVDKERQLEDALMLEDPVTELSIAMEVDHFQINRAEYFVPIVVKIPGRELALAKRGGAEHTLIDFVGEIKDMVGGTTVSNVRDFVNIKLSDATAAELAHRPIEYDTGFTLLPGKYMIKFLARDDETGRIGTYQTTFVIPNLNKEDKRVPISSVVLSSQRVELKNALYDAAKAKDRAKDDAVNPLVQDGKKLVPSVTRVFNQNRDIYVYLQAYKPPPPAASGTMPTTPQPATQPLMAFVTLYSNGAEALKTQPIAVAPNSATRLGITPLNFDLSAASLKPGQYECQVTVLDPATSKAAFWRAPIVIAQ
- a CDS encoding M56 family metallopeptidase, whose protein sequence is MTEGFFAPAWTPPLIAAVINHLWQSTFLVLVAWMLTLTLRPNPARVRYVIWMIASLKFLFPFALLGGLGARWATPHMVSQSAPSLSVIVEQISQPFHAVRIPPAGAATVTLPDRSSHVMWMLFVAVWICGFVTMLARWIVRWRHAARMARNAEPIADGREFDALRLAERNAKIERPIPLVFSPTEVEPGIFGIRRPVLIWPAGLSQHLDDAQIEAIMSHEVEHVSRRDNLSAAIHALVEALFWFHPVVRWMGTKLNEERERACDERVLERNALPEAYADSILKVCAYCLEPPSPCVSGISGADLKDRILRIMAKRSGTALNSWRKIALASVAILALAMPIGIGVVHGQAAAGETSNSAHTPANSAELPKYDVASIKPYKADDRRVRMMLTPDGVSLQGAPMRLLLPQALGVEEDRILGEPAWVKSVRYDIEAKVEPDNAPKLKDLKVEQRNAMMLQLLVDRFNLKYHYEQRELPMYALVVAKDGLKMKQTKADQDDPGANAPRPGDAPRPGDGGPPQGRHMMTMNPGHLESTGTSIDMLAHVLSRQLGRTVVDKTGLTGEYDFALDYTPDNIPMPPHGSSDGGRQPEMQPDQGKPSLFTAVEEQLGLKLEATKGMVDVIVIDHIDPPTEN